A genomic window from Prunus persica cultivar Lovell chromosome G2, Prunus_persica_NCBIv2, whole genome shotgun sequence includes:
- the LOC18786398 gene encoding cation/H(+) antiporter 15 → MATVGAIYSMFLDALKFDATRFKRTAKDSVKIGLVGCILPSVVTSTLLLLLGLGGAIHGLGPAPAGTFYLTITFSLTFFPVVAQAMDELNLMTSELGQFAMSSAILNDVIFWFLIALHLIFTKPDATYRIESFISVFGLILFTVYVIRAIMLSIVKNIPQGQEAKEVHVVAIQLGVLVMAFISNALGTAPYAGVVLLGLAIPGGPPLGAAIVHKTEYLVSQILMPMFFFYVGYRINLYSIHDWMRFSILQTIIIMSYVSKIVAVVAAAMWCKIGFKNGRRLSMAMSVKGIIAIISYSRWRTVKLIDEQAFTQIVLSMLGMTMIATPLLRFSYNPKIRLGASTKRPRFRSIQSIPSNFETFRILCCFHNQESIRNLITLLEALYPTLASPICAYVVHAVELIGRAAPLLVPHNKLKHTNTPTHQMIQAFENYSDNSEGLVTIHAYDMIAPYKSMHDTIIRLAQDKVVPLIILPFHDHQGTVDLTLIASIRQFNINVQTNSPCTVGILVDRDLSSRLRLTSSSFNVAVIFIGGADDREALAHAARISGNPTVGMTVFRIILRGDYDLVMVGRRHVEMSLRDEEMAVFMEHPELGVVGDMLSSLDICDGMVNVLVMQERRGLGCGAFRSDSARVS, encoded by the exons ATGGCCACTGTTGGTGCAATATACTCCATGTTCCTTGATGCATTGAAATTTGACGCAACCCGCTTCAAAAGAACGGCAAAAGATAGCGTGAAAATTGGTCTGGTCGGCTGCATCTTACCTTCCGTAGTTACCTCaaccctcctcctcctgctAGGCCTAGGGGGCGCCATTCATGGACTCGGGCCAGCTCCTGCAGGAACATTTTATCTCACTATTACCttttctttaactttttttCCTGTGGTAGCTCAGGCCATGGATGAACTCAACCTTATGACCTCTGAATTGGGCCAATTTGCCATGTCCTCTGCCATCCTCAACGATGTGATCTTCTGGTTCCTCATTGCATTGCATCTCATATTCACGAAACCAGACGCAACCTATCGCATTGAGAGTTTTATTTCCGTCTTTGGGTTGATATTATTCACTGTCTACGTCATACGCGCAATTATGCTGTCGATTGTCAAGAACATCCCCCAAGGACAAGAAGCCAAGGAAGTTCATGTAGTTGCAATACAACTTGGGGTTCTAGTCATGGCTTTTATCTCCAATGCCTTAGGCACAGCGCCGTACGCGGGTGTTGTACTTCTGGGGCTAGCCATACCCGGTGGACCACCTCTTGGTGCAGCCATAGTCCACAAGACCGAATATTTGGTCTCCCAAATTCTTATGCCAATGTTCTTTTTCTACGTTGGATACAGAATAAATTTGTATTCGATTCACGATTGGATGAGATTTTCCATACTTCAGACGATCATTATCATGTCGTACGTTTCAAAGATTGTGGCAGTTGTAGCGGCTGCAATGTGGTGCAAAATCGGGTTTAAAAATGGTCGAAGGCTCAGCATGGCCATGAGCGTCAAGGGTATAATAGCGATTATTTCTTATTCTCGATGGAGGACCGTAAAG CTCATAGATGAACAAGCTTTTACTCAAATAGTGTTGTCTATGCTGGGGATGACCATGATTGCAACACCATTGCTACGATTCTCATACAACCCTAAAATCCGACTCGGAGCATCAACCAAACGTCCCCGCTTCAGAAGCATCCAATCAATACCAAGCAACTTCGAAACATTTCGCATTCTTTGTTGCTTTCACAACCAAGAAAGCATCCGCAACCTTATTACCCTCCTGGAAGCCTTATACCCGACGCTAGCAAGCCCCATCTGCGCCTACGTGGTCCATGCAGTGGAGCTGATCGGGCGTGCGGCGCCACTACTAGTCCCTCACAATAAATTAAAGCACACAAATACACCGACCCATCAAATGATTCAAGCCTTTGAGAATTACTCAGACAACTCCGAGGGACTGGTCACGATCCATGCTTACGATATGATCGCTCCTTACAAAAGCATGCACGACACAATAATCCGTCTTGCACAAGACAAGGTCGTTCCTCTGATTATCTTACCATTCCATGATCACCAGGGTACGGTTGACCTCACTTTGATTGCCTCCATACGCCAATTCAACATCAATGTGCAAACAAATTCCCCATGTACAGTGGGAATACTTGTTGACAGAGACTTGTCTAGTCGGCTGAGATTGACAAGCTCTTCCTTCAATGTAGCGGTGATTTTCATTGGTGGAGCAGATGACCGTGAGGCGTTGGCCCACGCAGCACGAATATCTGGCAATCCTACCGTGGGTATGACGGTGTTCAGGATAATCTTGCGG GGCGATTATGATCTTGTCATGGTAGGGCGACGGCACGTGGAGATGTCGCTGAGGGATGAAGAAATGGCGGTATTCATGGAGCATCCAGAGCTGGGAGTTGTCGGTGACATGCTGTCTTCTTTAGATATCTGTGATGGGATGGTGAATGTGTTGGTCATGCAAGAACGCAGAGGCTTAGGCTGTGGAGCTTTTCGTAGTGACTCTGCTAGGGTTTCATAG
- the LOC18786582 gene encoding cation/H(+) antiporter 15: MTSLNNNTQVDVVEEQHCMRFPAASSRGIWFGENPLDDTHTLMLAQIILVVVTYQLLYFLLRPLGQTKFVCNLLSGIILGSSALGGTKGFKDRLFAAKVIPLFDSMATVGAIYTLFLATLKFDALRFERTSKKDTVKIGLVCCILPSAVTSTLLFQLGGPGTIPGIGKGAAAGAIYITSFFSLTFFHGLAQALDDLNLMTSELGQFAMSSALLNDVIYWIEIIFYFLFARARAGHGIQSFMSLLGLMLFTFYVIRPTIMWIINNIPQGQEAKEVHVVAIQLGVLVMAFISDAIGLAMDTGPILLGAAIPGGPPLGAAIVHKTEYLVSQLLMPIFFYRIGYRLNVFSIRDWTSFSTLQSIIVVSYVSKIVTVVAAAMWCKIGFKNSLKLSIAMSIKGIIDVLIYSRWRATKLVDEQAFTQMVLSMLGVTLVATPLLQLSYNPKIPLRSASTKHPGFKSIQSMPTNSETFRILCCFHNQESIHNLINLLEASYPTQASPIITYMVHTVELMGRAAPLLIPYKRLEHTNASSSTNESSSIHQMMRAFENYSENSRGPVTIHVYNMIASYKSMHDTILRLAHDKVVPLIILPFHDHRGTVDHNLIAPIRQFNINVQTNSPCTVGILVDRGLACQLSSTYYSFNVVVIFIGGADDREALAYAARMSGNPDVGMTVLRIILRSKLEGGSQEQEIEAKLDQSLIDEFKLANTGDECLNWHDIEVDDSAQAMSAIKKLQGNYDLVMVGRRHVEMSLRDEEMEEFVEHPELGVIGDMLASSNFWDGMVNVLVMQESRGLGYGAFRSDSARFSENIYE, from the exons ATGACGTCCTTGAACAACAACACACAAGTTGATGTAGTGGAAGAGCAGCATTGCATGCGATTTCCGGCCGCCTCCAGCAGAGGCATTTGGTTCGGAGAGAATCCGTTGGACGATACCCATACTCTAATGCTGGCCCAAATCATCCTAGTCGTTGTTACTTACcagcttctttattttttgctcAGGCCATTGGGACAAACCAAATTCGTCTGCAATCTCCTG AGTGGCATTATCTTGGGGTCCTCTGCTCTTGGGGGCACCAAAGGATTCAAGGACAGACTATTCGCAGCCAAAGTGATCCCACTGTTCGACTCAATGGCCACTGTTGGTGCAATATACACCTTGTTCCTTGCTACATTGAAATTCGACGCACTCCGCTTCGAAAGAACGTCGAAGAAAGATACCGTGAAAATTGGTCTGGTCTGCTGCATCTTACCTTCCGCAGTCACCTCAACCCTCCTTTTCCAGCTAGGCGGCCCCGGCACCATTCCTGGAATCGGCAAGGGAGCTGCTGCAGGAGCAATATATATCactagtttcttttctttgacttTTTTTCACGGGTTAGCTCAGGCCTTGGATGACCTCAACCTTATGACCTCTGAGTTGGGCCAATTTGCCATGTCCTCTGCCCTCCTCAACGATGTGATCTACTGGATCGAAATTATATTCTATTTCTTATTCGCGCGAGCACGCGCAGGCCATGGCATTCAGAGTTTTATGTCCTTGCTTGGGTTGATgttattcactttctacgttatACGCCCAACTATAATGTGGATTATCAACAACATCCCCCAAGGACAAGAAGCCAAGGAAGTTCATGTAGTTGCAATACAACTTGGGGTTCTAGTTATGGCATTTATCTCCGACGCCATAGGCCTGGCGATGGACACAGGTCCTATACTTCTTGGGGCAGCCATACCAGGTGGACCACCTCTTGGTGCAGCAATAGTCCACAAGACCGAATATTTGGTCTCCCAACTTCTTATGCCAATCTTCTTTTACCGCATTGGATACAGACTAAATGTGTTTTCGATTCGCGATTGGACGAGTTTTTCCACACTTCAGTCAATCATTGTCGTGTCGTATGTTTCAAAGATTGTGACAGTTGTGGCGGCCGCAATGTGGTGCAAAATCGGGTTTAAAAATAGTCTAAAGCTCAGCATAGCAATGAGCATCAAGGGTATAATAGATGTTCTTATTTATTCTCGATGGAGGGCCACAAAG CTCGTAGATGAACAAGCTTTTACTCAAATGGTGTTGTCTATGCTGGGGGTGACCCTGGTCGCGACACCATTGCTACAGTTATCATACAACCCTAAAATCCCACTCCGATCAGCATCAACCAAACATCCCGGTTTCAAAAGCATTCAGTCAATGCCAACCAACTCTGAAACATTTCGCATTCTTTGTTGCTTTCACAACCAAGAAAGCATCCACAACCTGATTAACCTCCTGGAAGCCTCATACCCGACGCAAGCAAGCCCCATCATCACCTACATGGTCCACACAGTCGAGCTGATGGGGCGTGCCGCGCCTCTACTAATTCCCTACAAGAGATTAGAGCACACAAATGCATCATCAAGCACAAATGAATCATCATCAATCCATCAAATGATGCGAGCCTTTGAGAATTACTCAGAAAACTCCAGAGGACCGGTCACGATCCATGTTTACAATATGATCGCTTCCTACAAAAGCATGCATGACACTATTCTCCGTCTTGCGCATGACAAGGTTGTACCTCTTATTATCTTACCATTCCATGATCACCGGGGTACGGTTGACCACAATTTGATTGCTCCCATACGCCAATTCAACATCAATGTGCAAACAAATTCCCCATGTACAGTGGGAATACTTGTTGACCGAGGCTTGGCTTGTCAGCTGAGCTCAACATACTATTCCTTCAATGTAGTGGTGATTTTCATTGGTGGAGCAGACGACCGTGAGGCGTTGGCCTACGCAGCACGGATGTCTGGCAATCCGGACGTGGGAATGACAGTTTTGCGGATAATCTTGCGGAGTAAACTAGAAGGAGGTAGCCAAGAGCAGGAAATAGAGGCCAagctcgaccagtctttgatcGACGAGTTTAAGCTGGCGAACACCGGGGATGAGTGCCTGAATTGGCATGATATCGAGGTGGATGACAGTGCACAAGCTATGAGTGCCATTAAGAAGTTGCAAGGCAATTATGACCTTGTCATGGTAGGGCGGCGACACGTGGAGATGTCTCTGAGGGATGAAGAAATGGAGGAATTCGTGGAGCATCCAGAGCTGGGAGTGATTGGTGACATGCTTGCTTCTTCAAATTTCTGGGATGGAATGGTGAATGTGTTGGTCATGCAAGAAAGCAGGGGATTAGGCTATGGAGCTTTTCGTAGTGACTCTGCAAGGTTTTCAGAGAATATATATGAATGA
- the LOC18786605 gene encoding laccase-12 — protein MDALNSIFGNKIRCSLLIGVCLLFASSAMSLAEPKTHHHDFVIQATPVKRLCTTQNSITVNGQFPGPTLEVNNGDTLVVKVTNKARYNVTIHWHGIRQMRTGWADGPEFVTQCPIRPGGSYTYRFTIQGQEGTLWWHAHSSWLRATVYGALIIHPKQGDSYPFTKPKRETTLLLGEWWNANPINVLRQSTRTGGAPNVSDAYTINGQPGDLYNCSSQDTVIVPIDSGETNLLRIINAALNQPLFFTVANHKLTVVSADASYAKPFTTKVLMLGPGQTTDVLITGDQPPARYYLAARAYFSAQNAAFDNTTTTAILEYKSAPCSPNCTNGPAVKPIMPPLPAFNDTATASAFTTSFRSPRKVEVPTEIDENLFFTIGLGLNNCPKHFNPTRRCQGPNGTRFTASMNNVSFVLPNNISILQAYQQNIPGVFTADFPANPPLKFDYTGNVSRSLWQPLSGTRGYKLKYGSRVQVVLQDTSIVTPENHPIHLHGYDFYILAEGFGNFNAQTDTKKFNLVDPPMRNTVAVPANGWAVIRFVADNPGAWIMHCHLDVHINWGLAMVFLVDNGVGTLQSIEAPPADLPLC, from the exons ATTCAAGCAACACCAGTGAAGAGGCTGTGCACAACCCAAAACTCCATCACAGTCAATGGGCAATTCCCTGGACCAACCTTGGAAGTTAACAATGGTGACACTCTGGTCGTCAAAGTCACCAACAAAGCTCGTTACAACGTCACCATCCATTG GCATGGAATTAGGCAAATGAGAACTGGATGGGCAGATGGACCTGAATTTGTGACTCAGTGCCCAATTAGGCCAGGAGGAAGCTACACCTACAGATTTACAATTCAAGGCCAAGAAGGTACTTTGTGGTGGCATGCTCACAGCTCATGGCTTAGAGCCACTGTCTATGGAGCACTTATCATTCATCCAAAACAAGGAGACTCCTACCCATTCACTAAGCCGAAACGCGAAACTACCCTTCTTCTTGGTGAATGGTGGAACGCGAACCCCATCAACGTTTTGAGGCAGTCAACCCGGACTGGAGGAGCTCCTAATGTGTCTGATGCATACACCATCAATGGTCAACCTGGTGATCTTTACAATTGCTCAAGCCAAG ACACAGTCATAGTTCCTATAGACTCCGGTGAGACCAACCTTCTTAGAATCATCAACGCTGCCCTCAACCAACCTCTTTTCTTCACTGTGGCAAACCACAAACTGACTGTTGTTAGTGCTGACGCCTCCTACGCCAAACCTTTCACCACCAAAGTCCTCATGCTAGGACCCGGACAGACAACCGATGTTTTGATCACCGGTGACCAGCCACCAGCCCGATACTACTTGGCGGCACGTGCCTATTTCAGTGCACAAAATGCAGCATTTgacaacaccaccaccacggCCATTCTTGAATACAAGTCTGCCCCTTGCAGCCCCAACTGCACGAACGGTCCAGCAGTTAAACCAATTATGCCACCACTTCCTGCTTTCAATGACACAGCCACTGCCTCTGCTTTCACCACAAGCTTCAGAAGTCCTAGAAAAGTTGAAGTCCCAACTGAAATCGACGAAAACCTTTTCTTCACAATCGGCCTTGGTCTCAACAACTGCCCAAAGCATTTCAACCCAACCAGAAGGTGCCAAGGCCCCAATGGAACACGCTTCACAGCCAGCATGAACAATGTGTCCTTTGTGCTTCCAAACAACATCTCAATCTTGCAGGCCTATCAACAAAACATACCTGGAGTTTTCACTGCTGATTTTCCAGCAAACCCACCGCTGAAATTCGATTACACGGGCAACGTGAGCCGCTCCCTCTGGCAGCCTCTTTCTGGAACCAGGGGATACAAGTTGAAGTATGGATCAAGGGTGCAGGTTGTGCTACAAGACACAAGTATCGTCACACCAGAGAACCACCCCATTCATCTCCACGGATACGATTTCTACATCCTTGCAGAAGGTTTTGGAAATTTCAATGCCCAGACtgataccaaaaaattcaacctTGTTGATCCACCTATGAGGAACACAGTGGCAGTGCCTGCGAATGGATGGGCAGTCATCAGATTCGTAGCTGACAATCCAG GGGCCTGGATAATGCATTGTCACTTGGATGTTCATATCAACTGGGGTTTGGCCATGGTCTTCTTAGTTGACAATGGAGTTGGGACACTGCAGTCGATCGAGGCTCCTCCGGCGGATCTGCCTCTGTGTTAA